A window of the Loxodonta africana isolate mLoxAfr1 chromosome 3, mLoxAfr1.hap2, whole genome shotgun sequence genome harbors these coding sequences:
- the KCNJ9 gene encoding G protein-activated inward rectifier potassium channel 3, with protein sequence MAQENAAFSPGSEEPPRRRGRQRYVEKDGRCNVQQGNVRETYRYLTDLFTTLVDLQWRLSLLFFVLAYALTWLFFGAIWWLIAYGRGDLEHLEDTAWTPCVNNLNGFVAAFLFSIETETTIGYGHRVITDQCPEGIVLLLLQAILGSMVNAFMVGCMFVKISQPNKRAATLVFSSHAVVSLRDGRLCLMFRVGDLRSSHIVEASIRAKLIRSRQTLEGEFIPLHQTDLSVGFDTGDDRLFLVSPLVISHEIDAASPFWEASRRALERDDFEIVVILEGMVEATGMTCQARSSYLVDEVLWGHRFTSVLTLEDGFYEVDYASFHETFEVPTPSCSARELAEAAARLDAHLYWSIASRLDEKVEEEGSGEGSGGGAGADKEQNGCLPPPESESKV encoded by the exons ATGGCGCAGGAGAACGCGGCCTTCTCGCCGGGGTCGGAGGAGCCGCCGCGCCGCCGCGGCCGGCAGCGCTACGTGGAGAAGGACGGCCGGTGCAACGTGCAGCAGGGCAACGTGCGCGAGACCTACCGCTACCTGACCGACCTCTTCACCACGCTGGTGGACCTGCAGTGGCGCCTCAGCCTGCTCTTCTTCGTGCTGGCCTACGCGCTCACCTGGCTCTTCTTCGGCGCCATCTGGTGGCTGATCGCCTACGGCCGCGGCGACCTGGAGCACCTGGAGGACACGGCGTGGACGCCGTGCGTCAACAACCTCAACGGCTTCGTGGCCGCCTTCCTCTTCTCCATCGAGACGGAGACCACCATCGGCTACGGGCACCGCGTCATCACCGACCAGTGCCCCGAGGGCAtcgtgctgctgctgctgcaggcCATCCTGGGCTCCATGGTGAACGCCTTCATGGTGGGCTGCATGTTCGTCAAGATCTCGCAGCCCAACAAGCGCGCCGCCACGCTCGTCTTCTCCTCGCACGCCGTGGTGTCGCTGCGCGACGGGCGCCTCTGCCTCATGTTCCGCGTGGGCGACCTGCGCTCCTCGCACATCGTCGAGGCCTCCATCCGCGCCAAGCTCATCCGCTCGCGCCAGACGCTGGAGGGCGAGTTCATCCCGCTGCACCAGACCGACCTCAGCGTGGGCTTCGACACGGGCGACGACCGCCTCTTCCTCGTCTCGCCGCTCGTCATCAGCCACGAGATCGACGCCGCCAGCCCCTTCTGGGAAGCGTCGCGCCGCGCCCTCGAGAGGGACGACTTCGAGATCGTCGTCATCCTCGAGGGCATGGTGGAAGCCACGG GAATGACATGTCAAGCTCGGAGCTCCTACCTGGTGGATGAGGTGCTATGGGGCCATCGCTTCACATCGGTGCTGACCCTGGAGGATGGCTTCTACGAGGTGGACTACGCCAGCTTCCACGAGACCTTTGAGGTGCCCACACCCTCGTGCAGTGCCCGGGAGCTGGCCGAGGCCGCAGCCCGCCTTGATGCCCATCTCTACTGGTCCATCGCCAGCCGGCtggatgagaaggtggaggaggAGGGCTCAGGAGAGGGGTCGGGTGGGGGTGCCGGGGCTGACAAGGAGCAGAATGGCTGCTTGCCGCCCCCAGAGAGCGAGTCCAAAGTGTGA